The Impatiens glandulifera chromosome 3, dImpGla2.1, whole genome shotgun sequence genome contains a region encoding:
- the LOC124932770 gene encoding cytochrome P450 94A1-like, with product MTMMLNLEVYTSLVLCFLPALFLFVLVKFKGLLFSSSSKNPNKFPRSYPFIGSIFAIYANRERGIQWTSDLALASPSKTVVIHRPVFRQIVVTANPANVRHILRTHFHNYEKGDFFNVVIRDLLGDGIFNTDGEKWKFQRQVASHEFNTKSLRKFIEQVVDSELSDRLIPILSAAAANNTVLDLQDILQRFTFDNVCKIAFGYDPAYLSPSLPNEKFAQAFEDAVRISSQRFQSFHPLVWKIKRYLNVGSEKDLRIAVNQVRDFAKNVMKEKKKELEENASLNSVDLLSRFLSSGHSEENFVTDIVISFILAGRDTTSAALVWFFWLVSRHEHVETQILNEITDKSESKMYDEVKEMVYTHAAISESMRLYPPVPVDGKQAVDDDILPDGTVVKRGTRVNYHPFAMGRSEEIWGKDWPEFRPERWLKEDRVTGGRQFVAKDAYEYPVFQAGPRICLGKEMAVLQMKSIASGVLRRFKVVPVMENNKDPVFISYLTSKMKGGFPVRIEERKI from the exons ATGACTATGATGTTGAATTTAGAGGTGTACACCTCACTTGTCTTGTGTTTTCTCCCAGCCCTGTTTCTCTTCGTCTTGGTCAAATTCAAGGGATTactcttttcttcttcctctaagAATCCTAATAAGTTTCCCAGATCATATCCCTTCATTGGCTCCATTTTCGCCATTTACGCTAACAGGGAACGAGGTATTCAATGGACCTCTGATTTGGCTTTAGCTTCCCCGTCGAAAACCGTCGTCATCCACCGTCCCGTCTTCCGACAAATTGTCGTAACCGCCAATCCGGCTAATGTCCGTCATATCCTGAGAACCCACTTCCATAACTACGAAAAAGGCGACTTCTTCAACGTCGTTATCAGAGACCTCCTCGGAGATGGAATCTTCAACACGGACGGCGAGAAATGGAAGTTCCAGAGGCAGGTGGCCAGTCACGAATTCAACACCAAGTCCCTCAGGAAATTCATCGAGCAGGTGGTTGATTCCGAACTCTCCGATCGTCTCATCCCCATTCtctccgccgccgccgccaacAACACCGTCCTCGACCTCCAGGACATTCTGCAGCGATTCACGTTCGACAATGTCTGTAAGATCGCCTTCGGATACGACCCGGCTTACCTCTCTCCTTCTCTCCCAAACGAGAAATTCGCCCAAGCCTTCGAAGACGCTGTTCGAATCAGCAGCCAGAGATTCCAATCGTTCCATCCCCTGGTCTGGAAAATCAAGAGATATCTCAACGTTGGATCGGAGAAGGACCTCCGGATTGCAGTCAATCAG GTACGAGATTTCGCGAAAAACGtgatgaaagaaaagaaaaaagaattagAAGAAAATGCTTCGCTAAACTCTGTAGATCTTCTGTCTAGATTCTTAAGTTCTGGGCATTCGGAGGAAAACTTTGTAACGGACATAGTCATCAGCTTCATCTTAGCCGGTCGAGACACCACATCAGCTGCTCTGGTATGGTTCTTCTGGCTCGTCTCCAGACATGAACATGTTGAAACCCAGATTCTAAATGAGATTACGGATAAATCTGAATCGAAAATGTACGATGAAGTTAAAGAAATGGTCTACACACACGCTGCTATCAGCGAAAGCATGAGGTTGTACCCGCCGGTGCCCGTAGACGGGAAGCAGGCGGTGGATGATGATATTCTGCCAGATGGGACCGTCGTGAAAAGAGGGACGCGGGTAAATTATCACCCATTCGCGATGGGAAGATCGGAGGAGATTTGGGGGAAAGATTGGCCGGAGTTTCGTCCTGAACGGTGGCTCAAGGAAGATCGGGTCACCGGGGGAAGACAATTCGTGGCAAAGGATGCTTACGAGTACCCTGTGTTTCAAGCAGGTCCCAGGATTTGTCTTGGGAAGGAGATGGCGGTTCTGCAGATGAAATCCATTGCCTCCGGCGTTTTACGCCGGTTTAAGGTGGTTCCGGTGATGGAGAACAACAAGGACCCGGTTTTTATATCTTATTTGACGTCCAAGATGAAAGGAGGCTTTCCTGTGAGAATTGAAGAACGCAAGATTTAG
- the LOC124932220 gene encoding cytochrome P450 94A2-like — MMMFNLEVSTSLVLCFLPALFLFVLVKFKALLFSSSSSSSKNPKLPRSYPFIGSIFAINANSERNTQWTSEMALASPSQTVVINRPVFRQFVFTANPANVRHILRTHFQNYEKGDFFRVAVGDLLGDGIFNADGEKWKFQRQVASHEFNTKSLRKFIEEVVESELSDRLIPVLSAAAANNTVLDLQDILQRFTFDNVCRISFGYDPAYLSPSLANEKFAQAFEDSVRISSQRLQSFHPLIWKIKRYLNVGSEKDLRIAVNQVRDFAKKVVKEKKEELKENASLSSVDLLSRFLSSGHSEENFVTDIVISFIIAGRDTTSAALVWFFWLVSRHERVETQILSEITDKSESKMYDEVKEMVYTHAALSESMRLYPPVPLDGRQAVDDDILPDRTVVKRGTRVYYHPFAMGRSEEIWGKDWAEFRPERWLKEDPVTGGRQFVAKDVYEYPVFQAGPRICLGKEMAVLQMKSIASGVLRRFKVIPVIESNKEPVFMTYLTSKMKGGLPVRIEERKQGLE, encoded by the exons atgatgatgttcaaTTTAGAAGTGTCCACCTCACTTGTCTTGTGTTTTCTCCCAGCCCTGTTTCTCTTCGTCTTGGTCAAGTTCAAAGCATtactcttttcttcttcttcctcctcctctaAGAATCCTAAGCTTCCCAGATCATATCCCTTCATCGGCTCCATTTTCGCCATTAACGCTAACAGTGAAAGAAATACTCAATGGACCTCTGAAATGGCTTTGGCTTCGCCGTCGCAAACCGTCGTCATCAACCGTCCCGTCTTCCGACAATTTGTTTTCACCGCCAATCCGGCTAATGTCCGTCATATCCTGAGAACCCACTTCCAAAACTACGAAAAAGGCGACTTCTTCCGCGTCGCTGTCGGAGACCTCCTCGGAGACGGAATCTTCAACGCCGACGGCGAGAAATGGAAGTTCCAGAGGCAGGTGGCCAGTCACGAATTCAACACCAAGTCCCTCAGGAAATTCATCGAGGAGGTCGTGGAATCCGAACTCTCCGATCGTCTCATCCCCGTTCtctccgccgccgccgccaacAACACCGTCCTCGACCTCCAGGACATTCTCCAGCGATTCACCTTCGACAATGTCTGTAGGATCTCCTTCGGATACGACCCGGCTTACCTCTCCCCTTCTCTCGCCAACGAGAAATTCGCCCAAGCCTTCGAAGACTCAGTTCGAATTAGCAGCCAGAGACTCCAATCGTTCCATCCCCTGATCTGGAAAATCAAGAGATATCTCAACGTTGGTTCAGAGAAGGACCTCCGGATTGCAGTCAATCAG GTACGAGATTTCGCGAAAAAAGTagtgaaagaaaagaaagaagaattgAAAGAGAATGCGTCGCTCAGCTCCGTAGATCTTTTGTCTAGATTCTTAAGTTCTGGGCATTCGGAGGAAAACTTTGTAACGGACATAGTCATCAGCTTCATCATAGCTGGTCGAGACACCACGTCAGCTGCTCTGGTTTGGTTCTTCTGGCTCGTCTCCAGACATGAACGTGTTGAAACCCAGATTCTAAGTGAGATTACAGACAAATCTGAATCGAAAATGTACGATGAAGTTAAAGAAATGGTCTACACACACGCTGCTCTTAGCGAAAGCATGAGGTTGTACCCGCCGGTGCCCCTAGACGGGAGGCAGGCGGTGGATGATGATATTCTGCCAGATAGGACCGTCGTGAAAAGAGGGACGCGGGTGTATTACCACCCATTCGCGATGGGAAGATCGGAGGAGATTTGGGGGAAAGATTGGGCGGAGTTCCGTCCTGAACGGTGGCTCAAGGAAGATCCGGTCACCGGGGGAAGACAATTCGTCGCAAAGGATGTTTACGAGTACCCTGTGTTTCAAGCAGGCCCCAGGATTTGTCTTGGGAAGGAGATGGCGGTTCTACAAATGAAGTCCATTGCCTCCGGCGTCTTGCGCCGATTTAAGGTGATTCCGGTGATTGAGAGCAACAAGGAACCGGTTTTTATGACTTATTTGACTTCCAAGATGAAAGGTGGCCTCCCCGTGAGAATTGAAGAACGCAAGCAAGGTTTAGAGTAA